The Gadus chalcogrammus isolate NIFS_2021 chromosome 14, NIFS_Gcha_1.0, whole genome shotgun sequence sequence TGCCACTAAGTTAATTGCGTCTTTTCTCGAGTGTAGCTTTCATTTACCTGTGACACCCTGCACCACCAACAAACTATACAGGATTAGAAATTGTCGAGTTTTGGTAACAAATGCTCCTAAAATGCAACGGTGTATATTTAGTTATGTGTAATCATTGTCagtgtttgtaaaaaaataaaaaataaaaattgcaCCAAAACATTAATTAGCAATTTAAAGTTTTCCTTTTTCTTGAATACTTAAGTAGACTCAGTATAGGCCTTTTTGAGATTATTAACCTTTATTTGTTGGAATATGAATAGGTGGATTAAGAGACTTGCACTAAAATGAAATGCAACGTGCGATTGCATTTAATTACCAGTTCATCCTTATTATACCCCTCCGTGAGTGAGGGCTGGCATTACCGTTCCACGTTTTAGAGATAATTGGGGAATACtttaaataagaaaaacattgcAAGCGCTGAAACCTGTTTATTatggaaatgtttattttccatttgattGAGTTTAatggggacatattatgaaaacacttTCCTGGGATTTGTggtgttttgggtctctggtgctcccacacgcatacaaactttgaaaaaagtctgtgtACATGATTTTTCTTGAGTGAGATATTCATTTCTGtgagtaccccgcctacagttccCAAACGAGCAAGTCAGTTTCGGCaacccctcctacgtaggaaggggttacatttgaatattacctcccacttccgcACCCCCCttcaatcagagcatagctaagattttgtggaccagcagaCGAGCAGCTCAGCGGCAGCCCAGCAGCTCAGCTccaggagtacaatccctttctccgccggagctgccgaagcttcggcggtaGTCCAAAGGAggggacatggaggagaaagggattgtactctcggagctgagctgccggactgcagCCGAGCTCCACCCAccagactgccgccgaagcttctgCGGTAGTCCCGCAGCTTCGGCGGGGGGCagctcggcggcagttcagctcccggagtacatcCGCCGGAGCTGCGGGACTGCCactgaagcttcggcggcagtccggtggggggagctcggcgacagtccctttctcctccatgtcgcggttcaaaattgacttcagagtcaaggccaaagttcctttcccccaattcttctcaaccatggccgagataacccccactaagAGTATTTACTTGTCGAAGTACCAGAGatgtcagacgcagtctttatgaatCATATCATCATCTGAGGCGCATATAGCTTTTGGCTGCGATATATtacctatatattatttttatatagatatagagctcaaggagtccgcaaacagcaaaaatcacttctcctccatgctatggttcactctgacagctcattggtcaatggacagcagctcatttgcattaaagctgcaGTCAACAGAAAcggcgcattctgaagggactgaataCGGAGGGGAATAGCCGTAGGcgagatttattttttcctaaaacctatttccagcaaacggcttcaaaaacatgttttctggaactcgtatactatgtttacttgttgggaaaacaccaaaGTATGTCTCTTTCATTCAAGTGAGTTCCTGTCAATCGCTTAAACTAAACTAAGAAGAATTGAATTGGATCATGCCCTTGTACACTTCATTTGGTCTATTGTTAGCTTGATCTGATGACTGACAAAGGAAGCGTTCAAAGGATTGGCTACATTTCAGTAAAGCCAAAGATAAGGAGGACGCTAAATGCAGATTATGCCAAAGTTAATTTATCgtaggaaggggggaggggaatcCCGAACGACGAAGCTTGAGCACCTTTAACACACTGACCTTTGTGGGACAGAGGGGAGATTGATATTTAAGGTAGATAAATAAATGGGTACGCCAGCCTACTGCATGGTTAAAATAGCCTGTAAAAGACTTAAATTACTCCTTCATAAATACTAAGCATTAACCAACGCTTGGGCATGGACAAAAGAATATATGgaacataaataataaatacatgaaaGACCAGTTCTTTCATTTATTGGCGGGACGACAATACATTTTCAGAATTAAGacatagatatagataaatCATTAAGCAGTCTGCTATGATATCCATAAAAAGTCACAACCATCTTCCATAAGCACCAGTGCTGCAGTTAAAAAGTCAACACCAAACCCGGTATAGATGTTGTGGTATTTTTGTTTATACTACACCTTGATATATTTTCTCTCAGTTTTTTGCTGTCAATTATGCATGCTCACTATTAGACGTCGTTTTGATAGATTTCTAGGCATTTTCCCTTTTGTAGACTAGTTGTTCAGAATGCTTCCTGTTAACTCAGTGAATCTAGTCATAAGGAACATCACTACTGTCAATGGAAGGCATGTGCTGGAGCTTTTCAGCTACAGTGTTACTGGGATTAAGTTAATTATAGCCAAGAGAGGAAAGCTGGTTGTCTTCACGAAGACAGGCAGCTCCCCGGAGCTGAGCTGAAGAATCGACATTACTAGCTTCAGTAAATTGTTTCCTCCATAGATGAGTTTGCTTGAATGAATCTGTTGGTCTATAGTACACTGCCTTTTCAGAAGTCAAATACTTCTGCATTTTTGTGTCCAAATAATCGCAAAAACTACAGCCATGCTCTATTAAATCTCTTTGGCGCCGTTAAAACATTGATTGTTATGGTTTTGTGTTGCACAACCTAAATTATTGCATTATGGTTGTGACCATTGTTTAGGGAAGTATTTTAGTAGTTGCGGCTATATCATTACTATTAAATAACATGACGTCAAACGTTACTTAATGTAACCCGAATAAAACCTTAATCCAATAACTTGTCCGCAAACATGCAATTGTGTTAAGGACAACAATTCCCTTGATCCAACATTTCAGAACGTCATTAAACTACATTCAAACTACTTTGTTATCGTCGTGATTGAGGGACCCCCAGTGGCAGAAATTACATTTCAATCAAGTATTActactaggggtgcaacggatcacaaagctcacggttcggatcatgtcacggtttttgagtcacgggtcggatcattttcggatcaacaataaagataacgagacaaatgtgactttataaaatcttcaactgtgtaaaaacaaaataaagtgaaaaattaggtaataatcctgcttcctttaagcatggtcaatatttaaaaaaattgtaatctgaggcattattccttattttttaacatggatagaatagtaaataatccctaaccctggatttacaattcaggatgtctgcattgcctggggagagtttagagtctacactctcctaaggcaatgcagacatccttatcttcttttttttagtttggtagcgaaatacagtttctgtggtgttttatttggcattttgtaaatccattgatttcggttgggagactcattgctcattgcaagaggggttggttgtagtctttttgctcggttctagccctactgttgatacggcgaaccgagcgaaaagactacaaccaaacctaaacacgtcagactttttttttttatcagccgatccgcggatcacttgtgTCCCGACCCGtgatggttgatccgtacggatcacgggaaacccatgaaccgttgcaccactaattACTACTAAATATTTTGTCCTAATGCTTTTGGCAATGTTTATCTTTTTTCTTCACAGTACATCTTTGGGGAATTTAGCCCTGACGAAATCAATCAGTTCTTTGTAACTCCACGCTGTTATGTTGAGGTAAGAAACATTTGTATATAATAGAACTTTGGATCGCATGTGTGCAAACATTTGAAAGACAATACTGTTATTTAATATTGCCCATATTTACAGTCAACATTATTTCCGATTTGTATTGTTCTCATTTGATACATCTATCAAGGAGAATCGTAAACATTACAATATATCTGGATGATGAGAATTGGCCaatcatttttatattttttgtaaaaCTTCAGTCAAACCCAATGTATTTGAGTATTAACCTCTTGACCTCAACTATTCTTTTAGCTTCCTCCATTCAATGACAAAGTCCCCTGTGTCAGTCAGTCAACTGGTAAGTCTACTTGATGTTCATCAGTTACTTTTCAAATTGTATAAGCAGTACCTGTCCTCTTGGAGGTAGGCAAATAATTCCATGTCATGACTTTATGATTTTACTTGAGTGTTTAAGTCATTGAAGAAAGCTTGAGTTGGTTGGACTATTAATGGCAGGCTGATTAGTAAAGCTACAACCAACCTCACCATTCATTAAATTTAAAGCCACCAATgtgtcagttttttttttctttaaatggCAGCCTCTTCATATAACAATTGATCCTTACCTTGATTTGTATTGATTATTTAGGAAGTCACTGCACTCCTGCTGTACCTTACATTATGGAGTCTTTGAGACGGCAGGTTTGCGGTGAGTTTGGGGTCTGACTTGAATAGGTGTCGTACTTCTGCTTACAAATTTAAATCCAGGATTATATAACTGGTGGCTTTCTAAACAATGTCCATATCTTTTCCTGCCTGTTTGTTTAATCTTTAGAGCTCTGCATGCTCTGACACTTgacaaaattatattttttatcctCTTTTTGTAAATAATGCTTTAACTCTGCATTTGGGGTCAGGTTTGAATGTCTTGTTACCTCTGCGCTGAACTGAGCAATCCCATTCTAACCTTACTGACGTGGGCATAGTTATTTGATTGCTAACATCTGTACAGCTTCTGACTTCAATTGAGTTGTGATTTCAATCCACATGCAGGATTGTCTGCATTTTCTTTCTCTAAATACTAACAATTGGCCGATTGGAGGAAGTCCATCCTTTTCCAACTTTGACTTGCTATTCCGTGGGGTCTGGGACCCATGTTTCAAAGACGACTCTTGCACCCTGTTGAAGGGCACTTGATGTGTTTGACCTGACTTGCACCTACTAACGTTTCTCTTTTTGGTCTCTTTACAAAATCTTAAATAACCTATAATTTGAATGTTGTGTGACTCTTATTGATGTGGTTTATCACTATGCTCTATTAACAATAACCTATTTGCTCTTGATATAATGGTTATGACGACTTAAGTAAATCATAAGCACAAATGTAAAgcttgttaataaaaaaaatacattcatattTATCTTATTTAATTTAGGAATTGTATGTTTACACTATatttttctttgcctttttgGCTTACTGCTAAGGACAGTCCACATTTTACTAGTTTGTCATGTTGGATTTATTGAAAAGCGTCTGAACCAAATCAGAATGCATATCAAAGTTCAGCATTACATAGCATCATTTTATGGATTGTAATGAGAAAAGTCTCGTTTCTATTGTGAAGGAGAGGCAGGCagaaaccttttttttcttaaatgtcTTTGCTGACTTAATGTCGTTCACAGCAGAAGACTACCAGCCCATTGCGTTTGGCGTGGACGAGGTGATGGACACTACTCCCATTGGGGTGAAGGACCCCCTCTTCAAGGTGTCCAGCACCCTCAACCCCCAGGCCCCAGAGTTCATCCTGGGCTGCCCATCGACACAGACCTCCCTGCAGGCCGCCGGCCCGCCGGCCGACGTGATGGACTGCGTCCACTTCGACATGCTGGACGGTCCAGACTCCATGGCATCCGCTGTCGCCAATCACCAGGACTGCCAGGATGGGCCGGACTGCCAGGATGGGCCGGACTGCCAGGATGGGCCGGACTGCCAGGACGGGCCGGACTGCCAGGACGGGCCCGACGGCCCGGACGGGCAGGACTGCCAGGACGGGCCCGACGGCCAGGACATGGACGGCATGTCTGGAGGCCTCGGGCCTCGGGagagaaggaaaaagaaaaaacgtccCCCGGGATACTACAACTACCTTGAGGGGTCTCCCGGGTACGGCGGGGGCGGTGGAACAATGGCAGACGGCCTGCCCGTGCCAGGGCTGCTGAATGGACATGCACTCGGTGCCCCAAACCACGGTGTTGACAATGTGGTTGCCCAAGTGCTGTCGGGCGCCGAACTCTGTTCCTCTGGCCCCGTCTCTGTTGCCACACCGACGGCTGCGGCGGCGCAAGCCAGTTTTGCCCCCGCGGCCACAGTCGACCAGAGGACTTGTGTTAGCCCTGGCCTCTCCTCTTTGGACTTAACGGGCCGAGCCGCCTCTTTATTGGACGGTAACCACGCGGCGTCCTCGTCGTCCGCCTCCTCTCAGAGCAGCGGGCTGACCGAGGAGCCCCCGGCGGCCGATCAGCAGCCAGACCTTTTGAGCCGCCAGAGCCCCAAGCGCCCGGACAGCGGTACACAGAGCCCCTTCCCCTGCCCGGTGTCCCCCGTACCCCCCGCGGCGTCAGCGGCCGGCCCCCTACCCTCCTCGGaacccgccgcccccccgccgccggagGAGGCCGGGGACTTCGGGGTGGCCAACGGGCTGGCCGGACCCGACGCCGTGGACGGCACGGAGGGGCCCGCGGAGGAGCGGTGCGAGGCGTCGGGGCCCGTTCAGCCGGCTTCCCCAGACTCTGCGGCCCCGCTTGTGTCCGAGCAGCTTCACGCGTCGTCCGCCCCTTCGGCCAACCCTCCCAAATCCTGGGCTAGCCTTTTCCACAAGTCCAAGCCTCCGCCTGGGGGCCCTCAGGCGTTTGTGGAGGTGAAGAACGTGGTGGAGGTCGTGGCGCCCTCCCCTGTGGTGCCAAAGCAACCGGAGAAAGCCGGGGAGGTCAAAGAGAGCCCTGTCCATGTGTCAGAGGATCCTTTGGCCCCTAAACTTGCAGGTAGTGTTATTACCACATGCATGCGTTTGTCTTCTCGAGATTGGCGCCTGTGGTCGGTTTGGGTGCTATCGTTTCATTATGCGTGTCTGGCAGCAAGACACTGTTGCTTCTCTATGATTGTTCGTCCCCACCAGATGGCAGCATTGAGTTGGTTGTGCTTTCTTTGCACGCTTTTTACTTTTTGTTGCCTATATTGGTGTtatatgccttttttttttttcaacatttgTGTTGTGTATGCATTGTGTTGAATACTTGTCCACGTTACCATGGTAGTAGTAAGGCCTGTCCTTGCTCACACTCATCCAAACCAGTTGTGTCATTTGCAAATGAGGGTAGAGTGGAATAAGGGACATGGTGGCTTTTGGTTAACCGTGGGTACACGCCCGCATAATACCCAACCGATGTGTTTCGGAAGGGTACATTTAATTTGACTGCATGGAgttgttcattttgtttttaaacaatTTTTCATTTCCAGAACTTATTGACAATGTGAAGTTGATACACAAACCAGTGTCTTTACAACCAAGGGGACTGATCAACAAGGGGAACTGGTGTTATATCAACGCTGTATCCTTTTACATTCGTAATTGTGCCCTCTGGCCTACCATTGACCTGATGCATTCTTGATAGCTATGTCTATAGAGGTCATGTGAATGCATCCCAATAATTGCAGGGAATTTCCCACTTTGTTTGCTCAATACCATATTCACTTGAAGAGGGTGAGCAGAATGAAAATTGCCCGGTCTCAACAATATATTGCTCTGTTTGGTATGCATTGCAATTTGAGATGAGCGATGTAATGGTTTCCACTGTTTTGTGATGTCACGTCTCAACACGGGACGACAACGTAGAAGGACGCCAAAATAAAGCCAGGAAAATCCCTGGTTGTCTGGTGTTTTAATCTAACCAGACCAGTATGTGCAAAGTGATGACTAAAGAGAAACGCTTTCCCTATTCCCTGACATTTCTACAGTTGGGAGAGGAGCACCTTTATGCCATGATGTGACTTATACAAAATTACATCTTTTGGTCTTCTATTTCATTCCAGGCTTATTCAAAATGAGACATTTGAATGTGATGGCaagcttctttttttaatgaatgctCTCATCTGTAAGTTAAGTTTCAATGCAGCATATGGGTGTCAATGATGCATCAATCGCAATGGAGAGTGGCTGTTTCCTCTTAACTCAGTTTTCAGACCCTACAGGCGCTGATTGCATGCCCACCCATGTATCACTTAATGAAGTCCATTCCTCTGCATAATGACTCCAAGAGACTTTGCACCTCCACACCCATGATAGACAACTTGTAAGTAACCCGGAACTCCTTCCTtcatcacacaaacacgtttTATCCAGATGGTGGTTCATTGTGAATGAGCAATCGTACCTTGATCAGTAACCACCACTGTGTATACCTCTCCGCTCCCAACAGTGTTAGGCTTGTAAATGAGTTCAACAACATGCCCGTGCCATCAAAACCCAAACATCAAGGTAAGTCGGTCTGCCTGCATCCTGACGTCCTCAAGTTTGGCCATTGATTTTTCTCATTTTGTTATTAATGCTCTTGTTCAATTCTCAGCTGCTGGTGATAAGCTAGTGAAAGACATTCGACCAGGTGTACCCTTTGAGCCAACGTACATTTATAGGCTACTTACACTCATCAAGTCAAGTCTCTCCGAGAAGGTAGGATTTTGCTTCGCCATCGTACCCAGATTAAAATGTCATAaacccttttttcttttctatgtaCTCAGTAATATGCAGTCAGTaaacagaatgtttttttttataattgctGATGACTCATTCATGATTCAAATTGAAACTATTTGATGGATTCAGCACAAGTTCTGTTGATGAGCGCTTCTCAGTTCATCTTATCTTGCGTGTCCAGTCCGTTCCATGAACACTCGCACAAGTTTCCCGGTTGACTCATGCGAGTGTGTGCAACACGCGTGCATTGCGTCAATGCAGTTGTGGCGATTCGAGGTGAGGAAACAATGTTTAATTGGTGTGGGGAAACGGTGTTGTGTGTTCAGGGTCGGCAAGAGGATGCAGAGGAGTACCTCGGCTTCACCCTCAACGGACTGCACGAGGAGATGCTGGCCTTGAAGAAACTCATCTCGCCTCATGAAGACGGTACATGCTCATCAGAATGATCGGAATTCAATGAAACAGAGAAGGGTCTGATGGCATAGGGAAAAAGGCCTGAACCGCATGAACTCCCCGTTGACCTTCATTGTGCTATTAAAGTAGTGATGgctgtttttgtattttggcaGACAGAAGGGTACTCTATTTAACCCAGAGGAGATACTTTGActaaatgtatacaaaaataatacaaattgaGAATATAAAATGTAGTGGAAGTGATCTAAACACAAAATAGCAATGCATTTGTGAAATATAGCGCATGtactttgttttaaaatgcattTATTGGCTTTCAAACATAGtgtctttgttttatgttgcATTGTCATTTAATATAATATCATTCAGTATAAGATGAGCTATTTTGTTTGCTTGTTGGTTTGCTCTGTATTTGCCatgtttgttttatatttatatggcATGTGGAATATATTTCCACGTTATGTAAGCTGTGATGACAGCCACTCTTCCTAGGCATGCTACACCAATCACATGCTCACTAATCCAGACCAATTGTGTCGCTTGAGGTCAGAGTGAAACTAAGGCACAtaattttttatgtttgtttaacGAACTTAGTCCAAATGACTCCAAACTAATTTGGAGTTTCCGTTACTTAATTTACAAGTTAAATTGTTTTCACTCTATCACAAAagattatatttaatatttaaatggAATTATTAATTTTTTGCTGAATCAATATAAACTCCTTGTTTTGTAGACAAGTGAACTCTGATATAAGTGGAAAAAATAATTTCAACCTAAAGTGATGGCTACAGTGAGAGTAACTTAATCCAGGGCTAACGCGTGCCCATTTAAACCATTGGTCCACTACCTCTACTACAATTGTTTATTGTCATTCTCTTTGGACCCCTTCAGAATCCCCAACCCGCAATGGGCCCGCGGCCCAGCCCGAAGAGGACCAGGCTGCGGACAAacaggaggaagagagcgaggaggagtgggagcagGTCGGACCCCGAAACAAGACCTCCATCACACGCCAAGCTGACTTTGTCAGCACTCCCATCACTGATATTTTTGGGGGACACATCAGGTATGCTGTAGGCTTTTCCACACATCTTCTATGACCTTATCTTGGATTTGGCTTCAAACTTGTATCCCTAAGCTTGATCCTCGATGTAACGTGTATAAACAGAGAGCCAGAATAGTATTGTGCCATGGTTAACTGGGTTAACCTAGGGCCTGTTGCTGCTAAGGACCAACCTCAGCATACACCGTACCATCACAAACAACCCTGCTACAGGGTGCGTCTAGCCAGACACCAGACCTTTGGGTTTCAGCTCTTGTCACAATAACAGCCCCTGTGGTTCGTCTGTGGTCCGCAGCCTTAAATGCCAAAGTTCTACGTTTTCACGTTTGCAAACTGCAGAGTCTCCAAACTAGTGGAGTAAGCTTCTAGTGTCAGTGTAGGAAGCCTAAATGTCACGCTGTACGAGGTCCTAGCTGGGCGCGTTCCAAGCCCCCACTCGTTTCCCCAGCTTTCCAGAGGATGGTTTTCCCTGGTTCAATGTCACCCGGATAGAAAGGCAGTGCTGGGTTAAATGGTCTTGGTGTCTGATTTGCACTCTCTGGCAGGGATAGATTCCAACAACCTGATTTGAATGCAATGGTTATTCCGCAGGAGAACAGGAATTCTAATGACATGCAATTCTCTGCGAAACgtgcattgtgtgttttttatgtgtgttaagtgttgtacttgttatttatgtgccgtttttgtcttgttttgttgtgttgttattgttgtgtgaTACATGTGAGCATACCAAACCACACTCCTATCAACTGTATTTTCTATATTGTTGAAATGGCTATAATAAACTTGATACTTGAAATACTGAAGTATTTTCAGTCAGAACTGCAAAATGTATCAATGTTGAACGCCATGAAATGCTAATTTGTACAGCGGGCACGAAGAGTCCACAACTATTACTCATAGTCCTTGTCTCCCTGTTAGATCCGTGGTGTACCAGCAGAACTCTAAGGAGTCAGCCACCTTGCAGCCCTTCTTCACCCTGCAGCTGGACATCCAGTCCGAGAAGATCCGCACGGTTCAGGAGGCCCTGGAAACCCTGGTGGCCCGGGAGTCGGTCCAGGGCTACACCTCCAAGACTAAGCAGGAGGTATGTCTGCTGTGCCCCGTCTCGGGTCCACTCCTCCCCTGTGTTTATAGCATTGCTGTGGGCAGAAGCTGGCCTAGAACATGATGTACCACGATTGTTCTCGGAGGTTAGCAATGGGCAAGACATAACTCGGAGCCTCAAGTACCCTtcagaggaaaaacaaaaagcacTTCTATAAACATTCAAGCAATAAGCAGAGGTTTGTAGAGAAGCCAATATCTTTATTAACCTCGCTAGTCGAGTCATTAATGATAATGAAGTAAAAGTAGTCATCCAAACTATTTCTGGAGTAAGAAACGATCTTGTGAAAAGAACACTACATTTCTGTGTTGCTTCATACGATCGGATTGTTGAAATAAGCACGGCAAGATAAACTAAATTTCTGAAATATAAACAATAGCCTAAATCTGCACCTAATAGCCACccaatattcaaaatataaATTGGAGTCCCTTTCAAAGTGAACAATGTCCCTAGACAactgcaggttttttttttatccatgaGACGCGCTGCTACACTACGAATTACGCAGTGTACACTATAATTTAAAACCTTCCAACATTTTTGTGGCGGATTCTCAACGAGCTCGACCCTGCGTCGATTAGTCGTGCATGAGCCCGGATGCCCGGTCAACGGCTTCTGGGGCCAGTCGATACCTTGACAGGAAGTGTATCGTCCTCGCTGTGATCGGCGACCTCCGGGCCGCTGACACGGCCGTGTGGGGCTGTGACAGCCAAAGCAGTGACCAATCAGCCCCTTTGGCTCAGTCCCCAAACACAATGTACATCGATTAACAATGGATGGAAATAAAAGCAAGGAGCGGGATTTAGCCGACCATAAACTCTTAGAAGTATTTTTACCTTACAAATGTATACTTTATTAAATGTAACTGGGCTGTACCCCTGGGCTTTGTCGCCCAAACCGTGGTAGCGGGATTGGCTGAGCTGAAGGTGGGATGGGGTATCGGATGTCCAGCAGGACTTTTGGACCGTGTCCTGCGGATCCCAGAGTACAGCTTCGTTCCTATACTTATCTGTAATGATATTTACTTCTCTTACCTCCATTTTAAAACTCTAGTTTCAATGTGTCATGTATTGTCAAGTTCAAAGTAAAAGGATTGTTAGACACAACCCTTGCATGCAGTTTGCCATGCAGCTTGACAATACTGAGGATAGTATGTTGAGCATAATGGCTTGTCTTTCAAACACAGAAAGGCTTCCCATGTATTGTCCGAGCTTTGTCATGGAACATCTGCGTCATAGCAAAGCAAATTTGCAAGGGAGTTGGCTTGTGTATTTTTCTAAATTGAGGATGGGAATAAGCCTTGTTCTAGAGGCAGATAATTTGGGGAAGCATTCTAACTGAACTGCTTCCTTGATTGAGACAACCATTTCAGGGGTTTTAGAGTAACTATAAACCCATTTGAACTTGCCTTTTGGTACTTTAAGCAATCCTTCAGTCCACATCAAAGCTCTCAAATAGTACTGAGAACCGCTTGTTCTGTTAAACGTCCTGTATTAAACTTTGAGATGGCATTGCACTTTATGGGGCTATCCTTTGGGGGCTGTGGCGGTTTCCTTCCG is a genomic window containing:
- the LOC130403278 gene encoding ubiquitin carboxyl-terminal hydrolase 10-like isoform X2, whose product is MASHSNQYIFGEFSPDEINQFFVTPRCYVELPPFNDKVPCVSQSTGSHCTPAVPYIMESLRRQVCEDYQPIAFGVDEVMDTTPIGVKDPLFKVSSTLNPQAPEFILGCPSTQTSLQAAGPPADVMDCVHFDMLDGPDSMASAVANHQDCQDGPDCQDGPDCQDGPDCQDGPDCQDGPDGPDGQDCQDGPDGQDMDGMSGGLGPRERRKKKKRPPGYYNYLEGSPGYGGGGGTMADGLPVPGLLNGHALGAPNHGVDNVVAQVLSGAELCSSGPVSVATPTAAAAQASFAPAATVDQRTCVSPGLSSLDLTGRAASLLDGNHAASSSSASSQSSGLTEEPPAADQQPDLLSRQSPKRPDSGTQSPFPCPVSPVPPAASAAGPLPSSEPAAPPPPEEAGDFGVANGLAGPDAVDGTEGPAEERCEASGPVQPASPDSAAPLVSEQLHASSAPSANPPKSWASLFHKSKPPPGGPQAFVEVKNVVEVVAPSPVVPKQPEKAGEVKESPVHVSEDPLAPKLAELIDNVKLIHKPVSLQPRGLINKGNWCYINATLQALIACPPMYHLMKSIPLHNDSKRLCTSTPMIDNFVRLVNEFNNMPVPSKPKHQAAGDKLVKDIRPGVPFEPTYIYRLLTLIKSSLSEKGRQEDAEEYLGFTLNGLHEEMLALKKLISPHEDESPTRNGPAAQPEEDQAADKQEEESEEEWEQVGPRNKTSITRQADFVSTPITDIFGGHIRSVVYQQNSKESATLQPFFTLQLDIQSEKIRTVQEALETLVARESVQGYTSKTKQEIEISRRVTLEELPPVLVLHLKRFVFEKTGGCQKLTKHIDYPVDLEISKDLLSTGVRSKVVKGLRMYRLFAVVYHHGNSATGGHYTTDVFHIGLNGWLRIDDQAVKVINQYHVVKQSAERSAYLLYYRRVDLL
- the LOC130403278 gene encoding ubiquitin carboxyl-terminal hydrolase 10-like isoform X1 — its product is MASHSNQYIFGEFSPDEINQFFVTPRCYVELPPFNDKVPCVSQSTGSHCTPAVPYIMESLRRQVCAEDYQPIAFGVDEVMDTTPIGVKDPLFKVSSTLNPQAPEFILGCPSTQTSLQAAGPPADVMDCVHFDMLDGPDSMASAVANHQDCQDGPDCQDGPDCQDGPDCQDGPDCQDGPDGPDGQDCQDGPDGQDMDGMSGGLGPRERRKKKKRPPGYYNYLEGSPGYGGGGGTMADGLPVPGLLNGHALGAPNHGVDNVVAQVLSGAELCSSGPVSVATPTAAAAQASFAPAATVDQRTCVSPGLSSLDLTGRAASLLDGNHAASSSSASSQSSGLTEEPPAADQQPDLLSRQSPKRPDSGTQSPFPCPVSPVPPAASAAGPLPSSEPAAPPPPEEAGDFGVANGLAGPDAVDGTEGPAEERCEASGPVQPASPDSAAPLVSEQLHASSAPSANPPKSWASLFHKSKPPPGGPQAFVEVKNVVEVVAPSPVVPKQPEKAGEVKESPVHVSEDPLAPKLAELIDNVKLIHKPVSLQPRGLINKGNWCYINATLQALIACPPMYHLMKSIPLHNDSKRLCTSTPMIDNFVRLVNEFNNMPVPSKPKHQAAGDKLVKDIRPGVPFEPTYIYRLLTLIKSSLSEKGRQEDAEEYLGFTLNGLHEEMLALKKLISPHEDESPTRNGPAAQPEEDQAADKQEEESEEEWEQVGPRNKTSITRQADFVSTPITDIFGGHIRSVVYQQNSKESATLQPFFTLQLDIQSEKIRTVQEALETLVARESVQGYTSKTKQEIEISRRVTLEELPPVLVLHLKRFVFEKTGGCQKLTKHIDYPVDLEISKDLLSTGVRSKVVKGLRMYRLFAVVYHHGNSATGGHYTTDVFHIGLNGWLRIDDQAVKVINQYHVVKQSAERSAYLLYYRRVDLL